One window from the genome of Polynucleobacter sp. MWH-Svant-W18 encodes:
- the gyrB gene encoding DNA topoisomerase (ATP-hydrolyzing) subunit B → MTEEKKVVEQYGAASIQILEGLEAVRKRPGMYIGDTSDGTGLHHLVFEVLDNSIDEALAGYCSEITVVIQTDNSISIVDNGRGVPTGIKYDDKHEPKRSAAEIVMTELHAGGKFDQNSYKVSGGLHGVGVSCVNALSKWLKLTIRRDGKTHYMEFERGVIKNRNIQEENGVATSPITVTGDTELSGTEVHFLADEDIFGNVEFHYEILVKRIRELSFLNNGVHIKLIDQRTGQEEDFAFSGGVKGFVEYINQTKNVLHPNIFYAEGVRPSDLGGQITAEVSMQWNDSFSEQVLCFTNNIPQRDGGTHLTGLRAAMTRVINKYIDENEVAKKAKVEISGDDMREGLACVLSVKVPEPKFSSQTKDKLVSSEVRGPVEEIVAEALSAYLQERPADAKILCGKIVDAARAREAARKARDMTRRKGALDGLGLPGKLADCQEKDPAKSELFIVEGDSAGGSAKQGRDRRFQAILPLKGKILNVEKARFDKMLASQEVVTLITVLGTGIGIEEYKADKLRYHRIIIMTDADVDGSHIRTLLLTFFYRQMPELIERGHIYIAQPPLYKVKFGKSEQYIKDDAELNRLLLKIALETASLQTPSGEIIEGVALNELAKHYQVIQSIVDRLSRTIDEDALRAIASGTQLNLDTEKSANESADRLRQALADSLNPLALPPEIIVQKEDRTERFRLLLSRRIHGNLKLSSINSDFVHGDDYQSLANAAAVLSGKVLPGSKVRRGDPDKNPKEQTINDFRAAFSWLLSEAERVLSRQRYKGLGEMNPSQLWETTMDANSRTLLQVKIEDAIAADQVFTTLMGDEVEPRRAFIEKNALIARNLDV, encoded by the coding sequence ATGACAGAAGAAAAAAAGGTAGTAGAGCAGTACGGCGCTGCATCGATTCAAATATTAGAGGGTCTCGAAGCTGTTCGTAAACGCCCAGGCATGTACATTGGAGACACTTCCGATGGAACGGGTTTACATCATTTGGTTTTTGAGGTCTTGGATAACTCCATTGATGAAGCTCTAGCTGGGTATTGTTCTGAAATTACCGTAGTTATTCAGACAGACAACTCCATCTCGATTGTTGATAACGGGCGCGGAGTACCGACCGGCATTAAATACGACGATAAGCATGAGCCGAAACGCAGCGCAGCTGAAATTGTCATGACTGAGCTACATGCCGGAGGCAAGTTCGATCAAAACAGTTACAAAGTCTCCGGTGGTTTGCATGGCGTAGGCGTTAGTTGTGTAAACGCGCTATCAAAGTGGCTGAAATTAACTATTCGCCGTGATGGTAAGACGCACTACATGGAGTTTGAGCGCGGCGTAATTAAAAACCGCAACATTCAAGAGGAAAACGGCGTTGCTACCTCACCAATCACTGTTACTGGCGATACAGAGCTCTCTGGAACTGAAGTTCACTTTTTGGCTGATGAGGATATTTTTGGAAATGTAGAGTTTCATTATGAAATTCTGGTGAAGCGGATTCGCGAACTTTCTTTCTTAAATAATGGCGTACATATTAAGTTGATAGACCAGCGTACAGGCCAAGAAGAAGACTTTGCATTCTCCGGTGGAGTTAAAGGATTTGTTGAGTACATCAATCAAACCAAAAATGTTTTGCATCCCAATATTTTTTATGCAGAAGGCGTCCGTCCGTCTGATTTGGGTGGGCAAATTACTGCAGAAGTTTCAATGCAGTGGAATGACAGCTTTAGTGAGCAAGTGCTTTGTTTCACCAACAACATTCCCCAAAGAGATGGCGGCACTCATTTAACAGGCTTGCGCGCAGCAATGACTCGGGTTATCAATAAATATATTGATGAGAATGAGGTTGCCAAAAAAGCGAAGGTTGAGATCTCTGGCGATGACATGCGCGAAGGCTTAGCTTGTGTTTTATCTGTCAAAGTTCCTGAGCCAAAATTTTCAAGCCAAACAAAAGACAAGTTGGTCTCCAGCGAAGTTCGCGGCCCAGTAGAGGAGATTGTTGCTGAAGCTCTGAGCGCATATTTGCAAGAGCGCCCAGCAGACGCCAAGATTTTGTGTGGAAAGATTGTTGACGCAGCGCGCGCTCGCGAGGCTGCGCGCAAGGCGCGTGATATGACGCGCCGCAAAGGCGCATTAGATGGCCTAGGCCTTCCTGGAAAGTTGGCGGATTGCCAAGAAAAAGACCCAGCCAAATCAGAATTGTTTATTGTTGAGGGCGACTCCGCAGGCGGTTCTGCAAAGCAGGGTCGTGATCGTCGCTTCCAGGCAATCCTTCCCTTAAAAGGAAAAATTCTCAACGTTGAGAAGGCGCGCTTTGACAAGATGTTGGCAAGCCAAGAGGTGGTTACATTAATTACCGTTCTCGGAACGGGTATTGGCATCGAAGAATATAAGGCTGACAAGCTTCGCTATCACCGCATCATCATCATGACCGACGCGGACGTAGACGGCAGCCACATTCGCACGCTTTTATTAACCTTCTTCTATAGGCAGATGCCAGAGTTGATTGAGCGTGGGCACATTTACATTGCGCAACCACCGCTTTATAAGGTGAAGTTCGGCAAGAGCGAGCAATACATTAAGGATGATGCTGAGTTAAATCGGTTGTTACTAAAAATTGCTCTCGAAACAGCATCACTACAAACACCATCAGGCGAGATTATTGAGGGTGTGGCACTCAATGAGCTGGCTAAGCACTACCAAGTTATACAGTCAATTGTGGATCGCTTATCGCGCACCATAGACGAAGACGCATTGCGAGCCATTGCCTCTGGCACACAACTGAATCTCGATACAGAAAAGTCTGCAAACGAGTCCGCTGACCGTTTAAGACAAGCTCTAGCAGACTCTTTAAATCCTTTGGCTTTACCGCCAGAGATTATTGTGCAAAAAGAAGATCGCACAGAGCGGTTTAGGTTGTTGTTGTCTCGTAGAATTCATGGAAATCTGAAGCTGTCTTCAATCAACTCAGATTTTGTGCACGGGGATGATTATCAAAGCCTGGCAAATGCGGCCGCTGTTTTGTCAGGCAAGGTTTTGCCGGGCTCAAAAGTACGCCGTGGTGACCCCGATAAGAATCCTAAAGAACAAACCATTAATGATTTTAGGGCCGCCTTCTCTTGGTTGTTATCTGAAGCAGAGCGTGTTCTCAGTCGTCAGCGCTACAAAGGTTTGGGTGAGATGAATCCATCTCAGCTTTGGGAAACCACCATGGATGCCAACTCCCGCACCTTGTTGCAGGTAAAGATTGAAGACGCGATTGCTGCTGACCAGGTGTTCACCACACTCATGGGCGATGAGGTTGAGCCTCGCCGTGCCTTTATTGAAAAGAATGCCCTTATTGCACGCAACCTAGACGTTTAA
- a CDS encoding branched-chain amino acid ABC transporter permease — protein sequence MNPKIKLLYGILVLIALLLPFQDFIYLVFAMKVLCFALFACAFNLLLGFTGLLSFGHAAFFGAAAYITAYLCKESGLSPELGILLGVLGSGALGFLIGALAIRRQGIYFAMVTLALSQMIYFLAVQLPFTGGEDGIQGVPRGMLFGLIDLKNDVAMYYFVLAVFLFGFVLIMRAVNSPFGQVLKAIRENEPRAISLGYDVDRFKLMSFVISAALAGLAGSMKSLVFQLATLTDVHWHMSGEVVLMTLLGGMGTILGPVVGAGIVVGLQNYLANIGSWSTIATGFIFVICVLAFRRGVVGEIAAHFKNKN from the coding sequence ATGAATCCAAAAATAAAACTGCTTTACGGCATCTTGGTTTTAATCGCCCTTTTATTGCCTTTCCAGGATTTCATTTATTTGGTGTTTGCAATGAAGGTGTTGTGCTTTGCCCTTTTTGCTTGTGCCTTTAATTTATTGCTCGGCTTCACCGGCCTCTTGTCCTTTGGTCACGCTGCTTTCTTTGGAGCTGCCGCTTACATCACTGCCTATCTTTGCAAAGAGTCCGGCCTTTCCCCCGAGCTTGGAATTCTGTTGGGTGTATTGGGGTCGGGCGCACTCGGCTTTTTAATCGGCGCTCTTGCGATTCGTCGTCAGGGTATTTATTTTGCGATGGTGACATTGGCACTTTCACAAATGATTTATTTCTTGGCTGTGCAGTTGCCATTCACCGGTGGTGAAGATGGAATTCAGGGTGTACCGCGAGGAATGCTGTTTGGTCTCATAGACCTCAAAAATGATGTCGCTATGTACTACTTTGTTTTGGCAGTCTTCTTATTTGGCTTCGTACTGATTATGCGTGCCGTCAATTCCCCATTTGGTCAGGTTTTGAAGGCCATTCGTGAAAACGAACCGCGTGCAATTTCCTTGGGTTATGACGTTGACCGCTTCAAACTAATGTCCTTTGTGATTTCAGCTGCACTAGCAGGCTTGGCGGGTTCTATGAAATCACTCGTCTTCCAGTTGGCTACATTGACCGATGTTCATTGGCATATGTCTGGCGAAGTGGTCTTGATGACCCTGCTTGGTGGTATGGGAACCATTCTCGGTCCAGTAGTGGGCGCTGGCATTGTGGTTGGTCTGCAAAACTATCTTGCCAACATTGGCTCTTGGAGCACGATCGCAACAGGATTTATTTTTGTGATTTGTGTTTTGGCATTTCGTCGTGGTGTGGTTGGTGAAATTGCTGCGCACTTCAAAAACAAAAACTAA
- a CDS encoding SET domain-containing protein → MKSKKLSPPKVDRSAIVVKSSPIHGKGVFAAKPIKKGQAIIEYKGERISWKLAEKRHPHDPKDPNHTFYFSLDDGRVIDAKYGGNAARWINHSCKPSCETREDNYNGKPRVFIYAKRSLKVGEELFYDYSLDVEGRVTKSMKKDYECRCGAKKCRGTMLAVKEK, encoded by the coding sequence ATGAAATCCAAAAAATTGTCTCCCCCGAAGGTGGACCGCTCCGCCATAGTTGTTAAGTCTTCACCCATTCATGGCAAGGGCGTATTTGCAGCAAAGCCAATTAAAAAGGGCCAAGCAATTATTGAGTACAAGGGTGAGCGTATTAGTTGGAAGCTCGCTGAAAAGCGTCATCCACATGATCCTAAAGATCCAAACCATACTTTTTATTTTTCATTAGACGATGGTCGCGTAATTGATGCCAAGTATGGCGGGAACGCAGCCCGCTGGATTAATCATTCTTGCAAACCCAGTTGCGAAACGCGCGAAGATAACTACAACGGCAAACCACGCGTATTTATTTATGCAAAGCGTTCTCTTAAGGTTGGGGAAGAGCTGTTTTACGACTATTCCTTAGATGTTGAGGGGCGCGTTACCAAGAGCATGAAAAAAGACTACGAGTGTCGTTGTGGCGCAAAAAAATGTCGCGGCACAATGCTTGCAGTTAAAGAAAAGTAA
- a CDS encoding branched-chain amino acid ABC transporter permease, whose translation MFELLGITPQGLVAQLLVGLINGSFYAILSLGLAIIFGLLNIINFAHGAQYTMGAFIAWIGLTQISQWLGFPGLSINYWFALIIVPLVLAGFGLILERTMLRRLYHLDHLYGLLLTFGLALIIEGMFRHWYGISGESYPAPEFLQGAIPLDSIGIILPKYRVWVVVISLTVCFSTWYVIERTKLGAYLRAGTENPKLLQAFGINVPLMISLAYAYGVGLAGFAGVLAAPIFQVNPLMGSNLIIVVFAVVVIGGMGSIMGAILTGLGLGLVEGLTKVFYPEASGVVIFVIMAIVLLLRPAGLFGREK comes from the coding sequence ATGTTTGAACTTCTCGGAATTACCCCTCAAGGGCTGGTAGCCCAGCTCTTGGTGGGGCTGATTAATGGCTCGTTTTATGCCATATTGAGTTTGGGATTGGCCATTATTTTTGGCCTTCTCAACATCATTAATTTTGCCCACGGTGCACAGTACACCATGGGTGCATTTATTGCGTGGATTGGTCTAACGCAAATTAGTCAGTGGCTGGGCTTTCCAGGTTTATCGATTAACTATTGGTTTGCTTTAATTATTGTGCCGCTAGTATTGGCGGGCTTCGGTTTAATTCTTGAGCGCACCATGTTGCGTCGCCTGTATCACTTGGACCACTTGTATGGCCTATTGCTGACCTTTGGTTTGGCTTTAATTATTGAGGGCATGTTCCGCCATTGGTATGGGATTTCTGGTGAAAGCTACCCGGCCCCAGAGTTTCTTCAAGGCGCAATTCCCTTAGATTCCATTGGCATCATCTTGCCGAAGTATCGTGTTTGGGTGGTGGTAATTTCTTTGACAGTATGCTTTTCGACTTGGTATGTGATTGAGCGAACCAAGCTTGGCGCTTATCTGCGCGCGGGCACTGAGAACCCAAAATTACTGCAAGCATTTGGTATTAATGTTCCTTTGATGATTTCTTTGGCCTATGCCTATGGCGTTGGTCTTGCTGGGTTTGCTGGTGTTTTAGCGGCCCCAATTTTCCAAGTAAACCCATTAATGGGCTCTAACTTAATCATTGTGGTTTTTGCTGTGGTTGTGATTGGTGGCATGGGCTCAATCATGGGTGCCATTTTGACCGGTCTAGGATTGGGCTTAGTTGAGGGCCTGACCAAAGTGTTTTACCCAGAAGCTTCTGGAGTAGTGATTTTTGTGATTATGGCAATCGTTTTATTGCTCCGGCCCGCTGGGCTCTTTGGGCGGGAAAAATAA
- a CDS encoding ABC transporter ATP-binding protein, producing MQETILKTIGLGKSFKGFSAVTDVNLDVARGTIHALIGPNGAGKTTCFNLLTKFLEPSSGQILFNGFDITKEAPAQIARRGIIRSFQISAVFPHLTVLENVRVALQRGLGTEFHFWRSGNSLNVLNERAHELLNEVGLEGFANEETLNLAYGRKRALEIATTLAMEPELMLLDEPTQGMGHEDVERVTELIDRVAKGRTILMVEHNMKVVSSIADRITVLQRGSVLAEGSYHEVSNNPLVVEAYMGSHGGDVL from the coding sequence TTGCAAGAAACAATATTAAAAACAATTGGGCTCGGGAAATCTTTTAAAGGATTTTCTGCGGTTACTGATGTGAACCTGGATGTGGCTAGGGGCACTATTCATGCATTAATTGGCCCCAATGGTGCAGGCAAGACAACCTGTTTCAACTTATTAACCAAATTTTTAGAGCCCAGCAGCGGCCAGATTTTGTTTAATGGTTTTGACATTACCAAAGAGGCGCCAGCACAGATTGCCCGTCGCGGCATTATTCGCTCATTCCAGATTTCAGCCGTCTTTCCGCACCTTACGGTTTTAGAGAATGTGCGTGTTGCACTGCAGCGAGGTTTGGGTACGGAGTTCCATTTTTGGAGATCCGGAAATTCTCTAAATGTTCTGAATGAGCGAGCCCATGAGTTATTAAATGAAGTGGGTTTAGAGGGTTTCGCCAATGAGGAAACCCTGAATTTGGCCTATGGACGTAAGCGGGCGCTGGAAATTGCTACCACCTTGGCGATGGAGCCCGAGTTAATGCTCTTGGATGAGCCTACACAAGGCATGGGACACGAAGATGTAGAGCGCGTTACTGAATTAATTGATCGTGTTGCTAAGGGCCGAACCATCTTAATGGTTGAACATAATATGAAGGTGGTTTCTTCAATTGCGGATCGCATCACCGTTTTGCAGCGCGGCTCCGTTTTAGCTGAGGGCTCCTATCATGAGGTGTCAAATAATCCTTTAGTAGTTGAGGCCTACATGGGTAGCCATGGAGGAGACGTATTATGA
- a CDS encoding DUF3717 domain-containing protein, giving the protein MLYVSIQELEAAINYWRSQSPAEGEELSLCPEASALAKPYALMIVQGAQRIPMDVLDELARTAIQTFSKTNQNK; this is encoded by the coding sequence ATGTTGTATGTCAGCATCCAAGAGCTTGAGGCCGCAATTAACTACTGGCGCAGCCAATCACCTGCAGAGGGTGAGGAGTTAAGTTTGTGTCCCGAAGCATCCGCTTTAGCAAAGCCTTATGCCCTCATGATTGTTCAGGGCGCCCAAAGAATTCCCATGGATGTTTTGGATGAGCTGGCCAGAACCGCAATTCAGACTTTTTCGAAAACAAATCAAAACAAGTAA
- a CDS encoding ABC transporter substrate-binding protein yields MKLKQITACLVAATMFGSNPVFAQSGSKVSGDVVKIGVLTDLSSTYSDLAGPGAVIAAKMAIADFSKDGTVIGKKIELVSADHQNKADIAANKAREWYDKDGVDVIVELVSTNVALAVMEVAEQKNKITLVSGAGSLTITNEKCTANNVHWAYDTYALSNGTGKAVVKQGKKNWYFITADYAFGAALEKDATAVVTANGGKVLGTSKHPFPNSDFSSYLLKAQASGADVVALANAGQDTINTVKQASEFGINKKQTVVPLLMFISDVHSLGLPAAQGMYLTEGFYWDKDDKTRAFSKRFILQHKRMPTMVQAGVYSSVLAYLNAVQKAGTDDTQAVMKALKSTNIDDGLFKGKIRADGKFEHDMYLLEVKKPADSKSPWDYYNVRATIPAAEATLPLSQSKCKLVNK; encoded by the coding sequence ATGAAGTTAAAGCAAATAACCGCTTGTCTGGTCGCGGCAACCATGTTCGGTTCAAATCCAGTTTTTGCACAAAGTGGCTCTAAAGTCAGTGGCGATGTTGTAAAGATTGGTGTGTTGACCGACCTTTCTTCAACTTATTCTGACTTGGCTGGTCCAGGCGCGGTGATTGCTGCCAAGATGGCAATTGCCGATTTTTCTAAAGACGGCACTGTTATTGGCAAAAAGATTGAGCTTGTGAGTGCCGATCATCAAAACAAAGCAGATATTGCGGCAAACAAGGCGCGCGAGTGGTACGACAAAGACGGTGTAGACGTGATTGTTGAGTTGGTGTCGACCAACGTTGCGTTGGCTGTGATGGAGGTTGCAGAACAAAAGAACAAAATTACTCTGGTTTCTGGTGCTGGTTCACTAACAATTACCAATGAGAAATGTACGGCCAATAACGTACATTGGGCTTATGACACCTATGCTCTTTCCAATGGCACTGGCAAGGCGGTAGTGAAGCAGGGCAAAAAGAATTGGTATTTCATTACTGCCGACTATGCTTTTGGCGCAGCGCTTGAGAAAGATGCTACTGCCGTTGTAACGGCCAATGGCGGTAAGGTTTTAGGCACTAGCAAGCACCCATTCCCCAACAGTGATTTCTCTTCTTACCTTCTGAAAGCGCAGGCTAGCGGAGCTGATGTGGTTGCTTTGGCTAATGCTGGACAGGACACCATTAACACCGTTAAGCAAGCTTCAGAGTTTGGAATTAACAAAAAGCAAACGGTTGTGCCATTGTTAATGTTTATTTCTGATGTGCACTCTTTGGGTCTCCCAGCAGCGCAAGGAATGTATCTTACAGAGGGTTTTTATTGGGACAAGGATGACAAGACTCGCGCATTTTCAAAGCGCTTTATCTTGCAACATAAGCGTATGCCAACCATGGTTCAGGCAGGCGTTTATTCCTCTGTTCTTGCGTACTTAAATGCCGTTCAAAAGGCTGGCACTGACGATACTCAGGCTGTAATGAAGGCGCTCAAGTCAACCAATATCGACGATGGACTCTTTAAAGGCAAGATTCGTGCTGATGGCAAGTTTGAGCACGATATGTATTTGCTTGAGGTGAAAAAACCAGCGGACTCTAAGAGCCCTTGGGATTACTACAATGTGCGCGCTACGATTCCAGCAGCCGAAGCCACTTTGCCGCTTTCCCAATCAAAGTGCAAGCTGGTTAATAAGTAA
- a CDS encoding ABC transporter ATP-binding protein translates to MMTMALEVKNLESWYGESHILHGVNFAVRDGEVVTLLGRNGAGRSTILKTILGLTSKRTGSVQVYGAETISMPTYRIARLGVGFCPEERGIFASLSAEENLLLLPEIAPGGMGLDEIYEMFPNLYERRNSPGTRLSGGEQQMLAMARILRTGAKLLLLDEITEGLAPVIVQKLGEVVTSLRNKGFTIVLVEQNFRFAAPLADRHYVVEHGKVVEVVNQNELAEKAALLNEYLGV, encoded by the coding sequence ATTATGACCATGGCACTCGAGGTCAAGAATTTAGAGTCTTGGTATGGCGAATCCCATATATTGCACGGCGTTAATTTTGCTGTACGCGATGGCGAGGTAGTGACCTTGCTAGGTAGAAATGGTGCGGGTCGAAGTACCATCTTAAAAACAATTTTAGGATTAACAAGTAAGCGAACCGGATCGGTCCAAGTGTATGGGGCCGAAACCATTTCAATGCCTACTTATAGGATAGCGCGCCTTGGCGTTGGGTTTTGCCCTGAAGAGCGCGGTATTTTTGCTAGCCTTAGCGCCGAAGAAAATCTATTGCTATTGCCGGAGATCGCACCTGGTGGCATGGGCTTGGATGAGATCTATGAGATGTTTCCCAACCTTTACGAAAGACGCAATAGTCCTGGCACTCGTCTATCTGGCGGCGAGCAGCAGATGCTGGCAATGGCTCGCATTCTTAGAACGGGCGCCAAACTGCTTTTATTGGACGAGATCACCGAGGGCTTGGCGCCAGTAATCGTGCAAAAGCTAGGAGAGGTGGTGACCAGCTTGCGCAATAAGGGCTTCACGATTGTCTTGGTTGAACAAAATTTTCGCTTTGCTGCACCTTTGGCTGATCGCCATTATGTGGTTGAGCACGGGAAGGTAGTTGAGGTTGTAAATCAAAATGAGCTTGCTGAAAAGGCGGCGCTATTAAATGAGTACCTTGGTGTTTAG
- the dnaN gene encoding DNA polymerase III subunit beta, whose translation MQLVNTSRDSLLKPLQVVSGIVERRHTLPILANLLFKKVGEKVSFISTDIEIQITTNANFGVGTEDVTTTVAARKLLDILRALPEGPVSLNLKDNRMVVQSGKSRFSLQTLSATEFPVMQSVGEVTAAWKMSQKSFRQLVSQVHFSMAQQDIRYYLNGMLLVVEGKEVVAVATDGHRLAFSQVELTEAPSGSGQRQEIIIPRKTILECQHLLEDSDEPLEISLTANQVKFAFGDIELISKLVEGKFPDFQRVIPKGHKNTLVVGRDVLQAALQRAAILTTDKFKGVRFSLSPNRITVQSTNAEQEEAQEEIETEYSGDAVEIGFNVSYLLDVLSNLKNDKIQISLGDANSSAVITLPGSESFKYVVMPMRI comes from the coding sequence ATGCAACTCGTTAACACTTCACGCGATAGCTTACTAAAACCCCTTCAGGTTGTTAGTGGAATTGTTGAGCGTAGACACACCCTGCCAATTTTGGCAAACCTCTTATTTAAGAAGGTGGGTGAAAAAGTGTCTTTCATTTCAACGGATATTGAAATTCAAATCACAACCAATGCAAATTTCGGTGTTGGAACGGAAGACGTAACAACCACCGTTGCTGCTAGAAAGCTACTTGATATCTTGCGCGCTCTTCCTGAGGGTCCAGTTTCTTTAAACCTAAAAGACAACCGCATGGTTGTTCAGAGTGGAAAAAGCCGGTTCTCACTGCAAACCTTATCTGCAACAGAGTTTCCAGTAATGCAAAGCGTGGGTGAGGTTACCGCTGCCTGGAAAATGTCTCAAAAGAGTTTTCGTCAATTGGTCAGTCAAGTGCACTTCTCCATGGCCCAGCAAGACATTCGCTATTACTTAAATGGGATGCTTTTGGTTGTTGAAGGAAAAGAGGTTGTTGCTGTTGCAACGGACGGCCATCGTTTGGCGTTTTCTCAAGTTGAATTAACTGAAGCGCCATCTGGTTCCGGACAAAGACAAGAAATTATTATTCCTCGCAAAACAATCCTAGAGTGCCAGCATTTATTAGAGGATTCTGATGAACCTCTTGAAATTAGCTTAACTGCAAATCAAGTGAAGTTTGCATTTGGTGATATCGAATTAATTTCCAAATTGGTCGAAGGTAAATTTCCAGACTTCCAACGTGTAATTCCAAAAGGACATAAAAATACATTGGTTGTTGGGCGTGACGTGTTGCAAGCAGCGCTCCAACGCGCAGCTATTTTGACCACCGACAAATTCAAAGGCGTTCGCTTCTCTTTATCACCTAATCGCATCACAGTTCAATCTACTAATGCTGAGCAAGAAGAAGCTCAAGAAGAAATCGAAACCGAGTACAGCGGCGATGCTGTCGAAATTGGTTTTAATGTCAGTTATTTACTGGATGTTTTATCAAATCTAAAGAATGACAAAATTCAAATTAGTTTGGGTGATGCAAATAGTAGTGCTGTGATTACTCTGCCTGGCTCAGAGAGCTTTAAGTATGTTGTGATGCCAATGCGTATTTAA
- a CDS encoding sulfite exporter TauE/SafE family protein — MLLATAFFAGLVDAVAGGGGLIQVPALFAAYPNAQPATLLCTNKVASIGGTLNAARKFLHHVSLPWAIVLPAIIAGFFGSLLGANAVSNFPAEPLRKALPFVLLLLLLYTWFQPSLGEAHAPPLGKSRFQQCKGALLGLTIGFYDGFFGPGTGSFLLFGFVRLFAFDFLHASAATKLVNIATNLAAILMLASLGQINPPLGIAMMVANIAGSQLGSRLAIQHGSGFVRKAFLVVVSLLILKSAWNAYFLN, encoded by the coding sequence TTGCTTTTGGCAACGGCATTCTTTGCCGGTCTAGTGGATGCAGTGGCCGGCGGTGGCGGACTCATTCAGGTGCCTGCCTTGTTTGCGGCCTATCCTAATGCGCAACCGGCAACCCTGTTGTGCACCAATAAAGTAGCTTCTATTGGCGGAACTCTAAATGCCGCCCGAAAATTTTTGCATCACGTTTCTTTGCCTTGGGCAATTGTGTTGCCTGCAATTATTGCTGGATTTTTTGGCTCGCTTTTGGGCGCGAATGCCGTTAGCAATTTTCCTGCTGAGCCTTTACGCAAAGCTCTGCCATTTGTTCTTTTACTCCTATTGCTTTACACCTGGTTTCAGCCATCTCTTGGAGAGGCGCATGCGCCCCCTCTTGGCAAAAGCCGCTTTCAGCAATGTAAAGGTGCTCTGCTCGGATTAACTATTGGTTTTTATGATGGCTTCTTTGGTCCGGGAACAGGAAGTTTTTTGCTGTTTGGTTTTGTAAGGTTGTTTGCATTTGATTTTTTGCATGCGTCTGCCGCGACCAAGTTGGTCAACATTGCAACAAACCTAGCCGCAATTTTGATGCTGGCAAGTCTGGGTCAAATTAACCCTCCCCTTGGGATCGCCATGATGGTTGCCAATATTGCTGGCAGTCAGCTTGGTAGCCGCTTGGCAATTCAGCATGGCAGTGGTTTTGTTAGAAAGGCTTTTTTGGTAGTGGTTAGTCTGCTGATTCTGAAGTCTGCATGGAACGCCTATTTTCTGAATTAA